One Halobacterium zhouii genomic region harbors:
- a CDS encoding Tfx family DNA-binding protein: MNGDVPDADAVLARTGFDAADSALTRRQAEVLALRERDVTQADVAAQLGTSRANVSKVEASARENVRKARETVAFADALGAAVQVEIPPGTDLYDVPGAVFDAADEAGVKVSLPAPELLAHVGDAADSAVADREVRTRLLVSVTASGDVQVRVAPEE, from the coding sequence ATGAACGGGGACGTTCCGGACGCCGACGCGGTGCTCGCGCGGACCGGGTTCGACGCCGCGGACAGCGCGCTGACGCGCCGACAGGCGGAGGTGCTGGCGCTCCGAGAGCGCGACGTGACCCAGGCCGACGTCGCCGCGCAACTCGGCACGTCGCGAGCGAACGTCTCGAAGGTGGAGGCGAGCGCCCGCGAGAACGTCCGGAAGGCTCGTGAGACGGTGGCGTTCGCGGACGCGCTGGGGGCGGCGGTGCAGGTCGAGATACCGCCGGGAACCGACCTCTACGACGTGCCCGGCGCGGTCTTCGACGCGGCGGACGAGGCGGGCGTGAAGGTGTCGCTGCCGGCGCCGGAGTTGCTGGCCCATGTGGGTGACGCGGCGGATAGCGCGGTGGCCGACCGAGAGGTCCGGACGCGCCTGCTGGTGAGCGTCACAGCGTCCGGCGATGTCCAGGTACGGGTTGCACCCGAGGAGTAG
- a CDS encoding radical SAM protein yields MISEGCEQCAKGGKMVLFVYGYCDQRDCFYCPLGENRKNVRQVYANERPVEEDEDVIREAKAMDALGTSITGGEPQEAMDRTCRYLRLLKDEFGEDHHTHLYTGITGGRENMRRLSEAGLDEIRFHPPFEQWGDLHGTEWEDILYIAREEGLTPAFEIPGIRAEDEFLEFLDEGAADFCNVNEFEMSQGNYERMQEAGFELQEDHMSAVDGSKDAILEEMADHEKVYFCTSVFKDSAQHRSRLKRMAKNVRREFDEVTEDGTLVYGKTRVDPDRIVNLGVPEEFYTVKSDHVEVAWWLLEEMVEDGDVADGEIVEQYPTYDGQVVERTPLA; encoded by the coding sequence ATGATCTCCGAGGGCTGCGAGCAGTGCGCGAAAGGCGGGAAGATGGTGCTGTTCGTCTACGGCTACTGCGATCAGCGCGATTGTTTCTACTGCCCGCTCGGGGAGAACCGGAAGAACGTCAGGCAGGTGTACGCGAACGAGCGCCCGGTCGAGGAGGACGAGGACGTCATCCGGGAGGCAAAAGCGATGGACGCTCTCGGCACCTCCATCACGGGCGGCGAACCCCAGGAGGCGATGGACCGGACGTGTCGCTACCTCCGCCTGCTCAAAGACGAGTTCGGCGAGGACCACCACACGCACCTCTATACGGGCATCACGGGCGGCCGCGAGAACATGCGCCGACTGAGCGAGGCCGGTCTGGACGAGATCCGGTTCCATCCGCCGTTCGAGCAGTGGGGCGACCTCCACGGCACGGAGTGGGAGGACATCCTCTACATCGCCCGCGAGGAGGGACTCACACCCGCCTTCGAGATTCCGGGCATCCGCGCCGAGGATGAGTTCTTGGAGTTCTTAGATGAGGGCGCGGCGGACTTCTGTAACGTCAACGAGTTCGAGATGAGTCAGGGGAACTACGAGCGCATGCAGGAGGCCGGGTTCGAACTCCAGGAGGACCACATGAGTGCCGTCGACGGGTCGAAGGACGCCATCCTCGAGGAGATGGCGGACCACGAGAAGGTGTACTTCTGCACGTCCGTATTCAAGGACTCCGCCCAGCACCGCTCCCGACTCAAACGCATGGCCAAGAACGTGCGCCGCGAGTTCGACGAGGTGACCGAGGACGGCACGCTCGTCTACGGAAAGACCCGCGTCGACCCCGACCGAATCGTGAACCTCGGCGTTCCAGAGGAGTTCTACACGGTGAAGTCGGACCACGTCGAGGTGGCGTGGTGGCTCCTCGAAGAGATGGTCGAGGACGGCGACGTGGCCGACGGGGAAATCGTCGAGCAGTACCCGACGTACGACGGCCAGGTCGTCGAGCGGACGCCGTTGGCGTAA
- a CDS encoding GrpB family protein, whose amino-acid sequence MDPREESLELVSSRHDDWLERFAAEHDRVAFVLADAGLADDLVRIEHVGSTAVPDLAAKDIVDLDVVVADNAVSEVSSAVEAALGGSKFENSDAWHPVFREDDGQRFNDHVFAASSERWKISVATREIFRERSDVREEYEQLKRRLANEHDTLADYSQGKTAFIEDVLRIASESKDVTLPFDAPDDW is encoded by the coding sequence GTGGACCCTCGCGAGGAATCACTCGAACTCGTTTCGTCCCGGCACGACGACTGGCTGGAGCGTTTCGCTGCGGAGCACGACCGTGTCGCGTTCGTGCTCGCGGACGCCGGGCTCGCGGACGACCTGGTGCGCATCGAACACGTCGGTTCGACAGCGGTGCCAGATCTCGCGGCGAAGGACATCGTCGACCTGGACGTCGTCGTCGCCGATAACGCCGTGTCCGAGGTGTCGAGCGCCGTCGAGGCGGCGCTCGGCGGCAGCAAATTCGAGAACAGCGACGCGTGGCACCCGGTCTTCCGAGAGGACGATGGCCAGCGGTTCAACGACCACGTGTTCGCGGCATCCAGCGAAAGGTGGAAGATCAGCGTGGCGACTCGCGAGATATTTCGGGAGCGCTCGGACGTGCGCGAGGAGTACGAGCAGTTGAAGCGCCGACTCGCCAACGAACACGACACCCTCGCGGATTACTCGCAGGGAAAGACGGCGTTCATCGAGGACGTACTGCGCATCGCCAGCGAGAGCAAGGATGTGACACTGCCGTTCGACGCGCCGGACGACTGGTAG
- a CDS encoding ATP-binding protein, which produces MTVDESGPAADESESVADAPETTAVSWSGGKDCAVALRELRDDAEVAVSELLTTVRADVDRSSMHGVRREHHEAQADSLGLPLRVVELPADVENDEYERTMRETLDAMAGDGVASVAFADLFLEDVREYREANVADSPVSGAWPLWGRDTDELAREFAAEFDAVVVCVDDDALDESFVGRPFDREFLADLPESVDPCGEYGEFHTFVRDGPGFEYKVDVEPTDRVTKTVGDGEFHYCELE; this is translated from the coding sequence ATGACGGTCGACGAGTCTGGGCCGGCAGCTGACGAGTCCGAATCGGTGGCCGACGCCCCGGAGACGACGGCAGTCTCCTGGAGCGGCGGGAAGGACTGCGCGGTCGCGCTACGGGAGTTGCGCGACGACGCCGAGGTGGCCGTGAGCGAGTTACTGACGACCGTCCGCGCGGACGTCGACCGATCCTCGATGCACGGCGTGCGCCGCGAGCACCACGAGGCGCAGGCCGACTCGCTCGGGCTACCGCTTCGCGTGGTCGAACTCCCCGCGGACGTCGAGAACGACGAGTACGAGCGGACGATGCGCGAGACGCTCGACGCGATGGCGGGCGACGGCGTGGCGTCGGTGGCGTTCGCTGACCTGTTTCTCGAGGACGTGCGCGAGTACCGCGAGGCGAACGTGGCGGACAGCCCCGTGTCGGGCGCGTGGCCGCTCTGGGGGCGCGATACCGACGAACTCGCCCGCGAGTTCGCCGCCGAGTTCGACGCCGTCGTGGTCTGCGTGGACGACGACGCGCTCGACGAGTCCTTCGTCGGTCGGCCGTTCGACCGCGAGTTCCTCGCGGACCTCCCGGAGTCAGTCGACCCCTGTGGCGAGTACGGCGAGTTCCACACGTTCGTGCGCGATGGCCCCGGATTCGAGTACAAGGTGGACGTGGAACCAACCGACCGCGTCACGAAGACGGTCGGCGACGGCGAGTTCCACTACTGCGAGTTAGAATAA
- a CDS encoding class I SAM-dependent methyltransferase, with protein MPDTDSPVALAAYDALADDFAESAPEKPYNADLERPATRDLLPDLDGLDVLDAGCGPGITTEELLDAGATVVAGDVSSAMLAHARERVGAHADLVRLDFAQGFPFADDAFDLVHASLAFTYARDWGTLFAEVARVLRPGGRVVFSTQHPMDDAIRLDVEDYFETEAVSETWDGFSDSVEMHFFRRPLEVTLNTVLDAGLRIERVVEPEPTDRFREKAPAAAERIRVQPPFLCVRARLPPAPGTRKPTE; from the coding sequence ATGCCCGACACGGACTCCCCGGTAGCGCTCGCGGCCTACGACGCGCTCGCCGACGACTTCGCCGAAAGCGCGCCGGAGAAACCGTACAACGCCGACCTCGAACGACCCGCGACGCGCGACCTGCTTCCCGACCTGGACGGACTGGACGTGCTCGACGCGGGGTGTGGCCCGGGAATCACCACCGAGGAGTTGCTCGACGCGGGCGCAACTGTCGTCGCTGGCGACGTGAGCTCGGCGATGCTTGCACACGCCCGGGAGCGAGTCGGTGCGCACGCCGACCTCGTTCGACTCGACTTCGCGCAGGGCTTTCCATTCGCCGACGACGCGTTCGACCTCGTGCACGCCTCGCTGGCGTTCACGTACGCTCGCGACTGGGGCACGCTGTTCGCGGAGGTGGCGCGTGTGCTACGACCCGGCGGTCGCGTCGTGTTCTCGACGCAGCACCCGATGGACGACGCAATTCGTCTCGACGTCGAGGATTACTTCGAGACGGAAGCGGTCTCGGAGACGTGGGACGGGTTCAGTGACTCCGTCGAGATGCACTTCTTCCGGCGGCCACTCGAAGTCACCCTGAACACGGTGCTGGACGCGGGCCTCCGAATCGAGCGCGTCGTCGAACCCGAACCAACCGACCGATTCCGCGAGAAGGCGCCTGCGGCCGCCGAGCGGATTCGCGTCCAGCCGCCGTTTCTCTGCGTTCGAGCGCGACTGCCGCCGGCGCCTGGAACCCGGAAGCCGACGGAGTGA
- a CDS encoding polyprenyl synthetase family protein, which translates to MEYVESRRAAIEERLGETVASVEPAELAAQLEHVSLAGGKRVRPTLTVLVCEAAGGEAEDALDFAVGVELVHNASLVVDDIIDKSAVRRGTSSAWAEYGHGPAIVASDGLLGEAFDIFSRNPRAVECVTDALVELGEGEATELVDQPETEAEYMALARRKTGALFRAAAELGAIAADADGRTVEALGEYAERVGVAFQIRDDVLDATAESSDLGKPAGRDEEMDRPSIVRVTDRSPAELDDLAEAEADAAMRALDSLDLPAGEARAYLEDLAEFVVSRET; encoded by the coding sequence ATGGAGTACGTGGAGTCGCGGCGCGCGGCCATCGAAGAGCGACTCGGCGAGACGGTCGCGTCGGTGGAGCCCGCCGAGCTCGCGGCCCAACTCGAACACGTCTCGCTGGCGGGTGGGAAGCGTGTGCGCCCGACGCTCACGGTGCTCGTCTGCGAGGCGGCGGGCGGGGAGGCCGAGGACGCCCTGGACTTCGCGGTCGGCGTGGAACTCGTGCACAACGCCTCCCTGGTGGTGGACGACATCATCGACAAGTCCGCGGTGCGTCGCGGGACGTCGAGCGCGTGGGCGGAGTACGGCCACGGGCCCGCCATCGTCGCCTCTGACGGCCTGCTCGGGGAGGCCTTCGACATCTTCTCGCGGAACCCCCGGGCCGTGGAGTGCGTGACGGACGCGCTCGTCGAACTGGGGGAGGGCGAGGCGACCGAACTGGTCGACCAGCCGGAGACGGAGGCCGAGTACATGGCGCTCGCGCGCCGGAAGACGGGCGCGCTGTTCCGCGCGGCGGCGGAACTCGGCGCCATCGCGGCGGACGCTGACGGTCGCACGGTCGAGGCGCTCGGCGAGTACGCCGAACGCGTCGGCGTGGCGTTCCAGATTCGGGACGACGTACTCGACGCGACGGCTGAATCCAGTGACCTCGGGAAGCCCGCGGGGCGCGACGAGGAGATGGACCGCCCGAGCATCGTGCGCGTCACCGACCGGTCGCCCGCGGAACTGGACGACCTCGCGGAGGCCGAGGCCGACGCGGCGATGCGCGCGCTGGACAGCCTCGACCTGCCGGCGGGCGAAGCGCGGGCGTACCTCGAGGATCTCGCGGAGTTTGTCGTCTCTCGGGAAACCTGA
- a CDS encoding DUF373 family protein, which produces MLLVLCVDLDDDLGRKTGIPTPVVGRNEVEHAAVSLAEADPEDSDVNVLFEGIHIHDEHSTEEEDVVVAAVTGVERGDVTANRRVGREVDEVLATIQTDDPVRAVIVTDGAQDESVVPVIRSRVPIDAVKRVVVRQAQDLESMYYTLKQVMNDPETRGTILVPLGVLLLIYPLAVVADFLGLPGAVLGLSSALVGLYALFRGLGLEGTVDDTVERVRSSLYTGSVTLITYVVAAALLVVGGVEAANELTAVRAATDGNLAPQTIVAALTFGAVRWFAAAGLTTSLGQITDEYLADQFRWRYLNAPFYVLSIAAVLHMLSAYFLEYVTLTELAAVLTAGTLVSVLSTLTFAVVETWRADAA; this is translated from the coding sequence ATGCTGCTCGTGCTGTGCGTCGACCTGGACGACGACCTCGGCCGAAAGACCGGCATCCCCACGCCCGTCGTCGGCCGGAACGAAGTGGAGCACGCAGCGGTCTCGCTGGCGGAAGCCGACCCCGAGGACAGCGACGTGAACGTCCTCTTCGAGGGTATCCACATCCACGACGAGCACAGCACCGAAGAGGAGGACGTCGTCGTCGCCGCCGTCACCGGCGTCGAGCGCGGCGACGTCACCGCGAACCGCAGGGTCGGACGCGAGGTCGACGAAGTGCTCGCGACCATCCAGACCGACGACCCCGTGCGGGCCGTCATCGTCACGGACGGCGCACAGGACGAGTCCGTCGTCCCGGTCATCCGCTCGCGAGTCCCCATCGACGCCGTCAAGCGCGTCGTCGTGCGGCAGGCCCAGGACCTCGAGTCGATGTACTACACGCTCAAGCAGGTGATGAACGACCCCGAGACGCGCGGGACGATTCTCGTCCCCCTCGGTGTCCTGCTGCTCATCTACCCGCTAGCGGTGGTCGCCGACTTCCTCGGGTTGCCGGGCGCCGTACTCGGGCTATCCTCCGCGCTCGTCGGCTTGTACGCGCTGTTCCGCGGCCTCGGCCTCGAGGGCACCGTCGACGACACCGTCGAGCGCGTCCGCTCGAGCCTGTACACCGGGAGTGTGACACTCATCACGTACGTCGTCGCCGCCGCGTTGCTCGTCGTCGGCGGCGTCGAAGCGGCGAACGAACTCACCGCCGTGCGCGCCGCAACCGACGGCAACCTCGCGCCACAGACCATCGTCGCCGCGCTCACCTTCGGCGCCGTTCGGTGGTTCGCCGCCGCCGGCCTCACAACGAGCCTCGGCCAGATCACCGACGAGTATCTCGCCGACCAGTTCCGGTGGCGCTACCTCAACGCGCCGTTCTACGTGCTCTCCATCGCCGCGGTGCTCCACATGCTCTCGGCGTACTTCCTCGAGTACGTCACGCTCACCGAACTCGCCGCCGTTTTGACGGCGGGGACGCTCGTCAGCGTGCTCTCCACGCTCACGTTCGCCGTCGTGGAGACGTGGCGCGCCGACGCCGCGTAG
- a CDS encoding TRAM domain-containing protein translates to MPECPLADECPSFQEQIEGMGCQHYGDRGGMEWCNHYSQPIEDLKTAPVVPGEEVVVEVDDMHESGAGVGHHAETGFIIMVDGVLPPARVKVEVSKVKSNFARADLIEKLPEVEDEDEGDEEDEAAEDDDDEEEESGDDGPERERLGSRENFWGS, encoded by the coding sequence ATGCCCGAGTGCCCACTCGCGGACGAGTGCCCCAGTTTCCAGGAACAGATCGAGGGGATGGGGTGTCAACATTACGGCGACCGCGGTGGGATGGAGTGGTGTAACCACTACAGCCAGCCCATCGAGGACCTGAAGACGGCGCCCGTCGTGCCCGGCGAGGAGGTCGTCGTGGAGGTCGACGACATGCACGAGAGCGGCGCTGGCGTTGGTCACCACGCTGAAACCGGTTTCATCATCATGGTCGACGGCGTGCTGCCGCCCGCTCGCGTGAAGGTCGAAGTGTCGAAGGTAAAGTCGAATTTCGCCCGCGCGGACCTCATCGAGAAACTCCCGGAGGTCGAGGACGAGGACGAGGGGGACGAAGAGGACGAGGCGGCCGAGGATGACGACGACGAGGAGGAGGAGTCCGGAGACGACGGCCCGGAGCGCGAGCGCCTGGGCAGTCGCGAGAACTTCTGGGGGAGCTAG
- a CDS encoding mannose-1-phosphate guanylyltransferase produces MNDSGADSGGDDTPTTAAVLLAGGTGTRLYPASRSNRPKQFLALGDDDRSLLRRTADRAAFADGLFVVTREEFVDRVREEVPEATVLVEPKGRDTGPALAYAASEVETRAPDATMLCLPSDHVVGDGFRETAETAVSVASETGALVTLGVEPDRPATGYGYIERGEDHGDHWKVEQFREKPDAETAEELVERGCLWNAGMFAWTPSAFLDAASDGPLAPVVEGLDAGDPEHAFTAVDPVSVDYAVMERAGDVRVVPADFEWDDVGAWDALARLLNEDTEAGGGNATLGDALTLDATGNVIASDDKHVSVVGADDLVVAAFDDRVLVVPKDDAQRVRDLVAELRSEGLF; encoded by the coding sequence GTGAACGATTCAGGAGCGGACAGCGGCGGAGACGACACACCGACGACCGCCGCGGTCCTGCTCGCGGGCGGCACTGGCACTCGGCTCTACCCCGCGTCCCGGAGCAACAGGCCAAAACAGTTCCTCGCGCTCGGCGACGACGACCGGAGCCTGCTCCGCCGCACCGCCGACCGCGCCGCGTTCGCGGACGGCCTGTTCGTCGTCACCCGCGAGGAGTTCGTTGACCGAGTGCGCGAGGAGGTACCCGAGGCGACGGTGCTCGTCGAACCCAAGGGGAGAGACACCGGTCCGGCGCTCGCGTACGCCGCTAGCGAAGTCGAAACGAGAGCGCCAGACGCGACGATGCTTTGCCTGCCGAGCGACCACGTCGTCGGCGACGGCTTCCGGGAGACGGCGGAGACGGCTGTCTCGGTCGCCAGCGAGACTGGCGCGCTCGTCACGCTCGGCGTCGAACCAGACCGCCCGGCGACGGGGTACGGCTACATCGAGCGCGGCGAAGACCACGGCGACCACTGGAAGGTCGAGCAGTTCCGCGAGAAACCGGACGCGGAGACCGCCGAGGAACTGGTCGAGCGGGGCTGCCTCTGGAACGCGGGGATGTTCGCGTGGACGCCCAGCGCGTTCCTCGACGCCGCCAGCGACGGCCCGCTCGCGCCGGTCGTCGAGGGGTTGGACGCGGGCGACCCGGAGCACGCGTTTACCGCCGTCGACCCCGTGAGCGTGGACTACGCAGTCATGGAACGCGCAGGCGACGTGCGCGTCGTACCCGCCGACTTCGAGTGGGACGACGTCGGCGCGTGGGACGCGCTCGCCCGCCTGCTGAACGAGGACACAGAAGCCGGGGGCGGAAACGCCACGCTCGGGGACGCGCTCACGCTCGACGCCACCGGGAACGTCATCGCGAGCGACGACAAGCACGTCTCGGTCGTGGGCGCGGACGACCTCGTAGTCGCAGCGTTCGACGACCGCGTGCTGGTCGTGCCGAAAGACGACGCCCAGCGCGTCCGGGACCTCGTCGCAGAACTCCGCAGCGAGGGGTTATTCTAA
- a CDS encoding SDR family oxidoreductase translates to MDLELDGDAALVTASTSGLGKASAAALAREGANVVVCSRSESNLDAALSDLRPEAVGDVEGVVADVTDPDDVEAVVEAAVDAFGGLDHVVTSAGGPPSGSFLDTRERDWYEAYDLLVMSVVRTLKAAHSHLVDGGGTVTCIASTSVEEAIDGLVLSNAVRRGVVGLAKTIAREWAPDVRANVVMPGTHETPRITDLVEQGVERGEYSSFEAGLADWTDDVPLERAGNPEEFGNVVAFLASERAGFVNGASVPVDGGRMRG, encoded by the coding sequence ATGGACCTGGAACTCGACGGCGACGCCGCGCTGGTCACGGCGTCGACCAGTGGCCTGGGGAAGGCGAGCGCCGCCGCACTCGCCCGCGAGGGCGCGAACGTGGTCGTCTGCAGTCGGAGTGAGTCGAACCTCGACGCGGCGCTCTCTGACCTCCGCCCGGAGGCCGTGGGCGACGTGGAGGGCGTCGTCGCGGACGTCACCGACCCGGACGACGTGGAGGCAGTCGTCGAAGCGGCCGTCGACGCGTTCGGCGGCCTCGACCACGTCGTCACGTCGGCGGGTGGGCCGCCGAGCGGGTCGTTTCTCGACACCCGGGAGCGCGACTGGTACGAGGCGTACGACCTGCTCGTGATGAGCGTCGTGCGCACGCTGAAGGCCGCACACTCCCACCTCGTGGACGGCGGCGGCACCGTCACCTGCATCGCGTCGACGAGCGTCGAGGAGGCCATCGACGGCCTCGTGCTGTCGAACGCGGTGCGGCGCGGCGTCGTCGGACTCGCGAAGACCATCGCTCGCGAGTGGGCGCCCGACGTGCGCGCGAACGTCGTGATGCCCGGCACGCACGAGACGCCGCGCATCACCGACCTCGTGGAGCAGGGCGTCGAGCGCGGCGAGTACAGCAGTTTCGAGGCGGGGCTGGCGGACTGGACCGACGACGTCCCGCTGGAGCGCGCCGGAAACCCCGAGGAGTTCGGGAACGTCGTGGCGTTCCTCGCGAGCGAGCGCGCTGGGTTCGTGAACGGCGCGAGCGTTCCGGTGGACGGCGGTCGCATGCGCGGATGA
- a CDS encoding SPW repeat domain-containing protein, whose protein sequence is MTSTGRWLAGVSALIGAWIFVSAFLYELQVGHFWNNVIVGAAIVVLAAYSGYQAMEMSASRGASGLAALLGLWMIVTPFVYPGVEVTWLWGNAPTGANTAILWSDLISGALVAVFSGYNAAQAGRPERTTEAERETM, encoded by the coding sequence ATGACAAGCACAGGCCGTTGGCTCGCCGGAGTGAGCGCGTTGATCGGCGCCTGGATATTCGTGTCGGCATTCCTGTACGAACTACAGGTAGGCCACTTCTGGAACAACGTGATCGTCGGCGCTGCCATCGTCGTTCTCGCCGCCTACAGCGGCTACCAGGCCATGGAGATGTCCGCGAGTCGCGGGGCATCCGGGCTGGCGGCGTTGCTCGGCCTCTGGATGATCGTCACGCCATTCGTCTACCCGGGCGTAGAGGTGACGTGGCTCTGGGGGAACGCTCCGACAGGGGCCAACACGGCTATCCTCTGGAGCGACCTCATCAGTGGCGCACTCGTCGCCGTGTTCTCGGGCTACAACGCCGCACAGGCGGGTCGACCCGAGCGCACGACGGAAGCCGAGCGCGAGACGATGTAG